From Aspergillus luchuensis IFO 4308 DNA, chromosome 2, nearly complete sequence:
CAGTCTCAACTGGCGTCCAGTAGACAAGTGGCCGCGTCAGCTGAGGCTTGTTACCGATCTTAGATGAGCCTAGTATCACAACCTCCTTATAGAGCTTTCTCTGCAAGAAGCATCAAGCTAACCACAACCACGGCGAAGTCTTCCATGTGGCGGTTTACAAGGGTGTTATACGGGCCATAAATCTGCATCTTCATATGGGTATCTGGAGTTGCATGCCCGATCTCGGGGTTCAAGTATGCCTGGTAGTCGGGAGAGCATGACGCAAATGTCACATAAATTTCGTGTCGATCACCAGAAAGTAGAGCGAGGCTACTCAACATCATACGGCCGAACGAGTACAGACACAACAATATTTCACCGTTTGAGATCTGGTTAACATTGACTTACTGTCCCTTCAGTTCAGGGCGAGGAGAGTCTCCATGCTGAATCCAGCCAACGAGCTCGGCGCCTTCCTGCATCACGATGTCTTCGTATCTTGCCGATCTGACCCTTCTTTTAGCTTCTACAATGTACATAATAGCCTGGTTCGTCTTTGATCGTAGCCCGCCGTCTGTAATTGCGGTGTATGAACCTTTTTTGAATTGCGGCGAAAAGCTGAGATGGTCAAATGTCCAGTCCGACTTAATGTTCGGAATCAGATGCGAAATCTCCTTCAAGAGCAAAATGAGCGCCGTGTTGACGCTTGTTTCATCGTCGGCATCGGGTAActtgtcatcatcttcaacataGGTCGGGTCGTCATCTTCACTAGAAACAACATCCGGATCATCGAAGAAAATGGATTGAGACATCGAATCTGACTCTGATTCGATTGAAGAGCGACGGCGTTTTAACACCCCGGCAACTTTTCGCCCGAGTCTTCGTCCAATCGTCTTTTTACCGGTGCTCAAGTCTTCTTGTCTAGCTCTAGTAGTTGCTCTTCTGGTTCCACCAGGTCTTGACTTCTGGCTTCTCTCAAGAGTCGACACGCCCTTGACCGTCACGACTTGCTCTTGAATATCACGCGTTGGTTTAAAAGCTCCCGGCCACGCCGCACTAGACGGACTCAGACCGGGGACACTGTTTGCACGCCCTGTAAGAGTGCGAGGTACCGCCGAAACTCGGAGGACTGGTTGACTATATTCCTCGCCCGGTCTCAAGTCTGGTCGAGCCCGAAGTCCTGCATATCTTTGAGCAATCGACTATGACGGAAAATGGGTGTGGAAAACGCGCGAAACATGGCATATTGGCGTTGATTGATGTCGGAACCTGAGCCCAGATGCTTATGCTCTATCTCATGAATAGTCTTCGAACCCAGGCCATCTTTGGCTAACAAGGATATCAATTGTTTCAAACTTTTCAGAAGCTTGAACCCGGTCACACGTAGCTGTCCTTTAGCGACTTTAGGCACCTTAGGCGCCTTTCGTCTCTCTGCCATGTTTCCTGTTGTCCCGATCCAAGGCGTACAAGTCAGATTGGGTTGGTTTAGCGCGTTGTTGAGGGAGAACTTTTTGCAGCGAAACTTCTCACAAGAAGTAAAATACGGTGGAAACAAAGGATCAGTAACACCGGTAACGAATGAAAACACTATCGGTGGACAAAGTTAGTTTGCATTCACTACTCAGTACCTCAGTTGAGAACATGGTTGAGGGAGCCACTCCGCGTCTTCCCACACAACACACATTCTACCTCATTCGTAAGTCATAGGCAAGAATTCATCTCCTTGATTTAAGTTGCGGGCTTTTCCCCCAAGACACCTTTCTGTTTCTCCTAGGCCCAATCAACAGGCTGGTATGCTCGTGCGCGATACTTGCTCGGTGTGCCTCTGTCTTTCTACTTCTCATAATAGTCTGGCGCAAATGTGGAACTGTCTGCGAATCCATGAGACAATTTGTTCGTGAAGGGACTCAGAATTTCGACAGCTCTACTGTGTTGTTCAACCGCATAAACAGTCTATGTTCGCAACGGAAGATAAATCTGGCTGTCCGAGGTTTCTGTCTCAGTCAAAGAGAATACTAGTAGCTGGGAGGAAGGACTTCCCCGCCTTCTGTCTGAACAATATGACTCTTTCCATGAAATATGGTTGATCTATACCCCCTAACTCTTGCAAATTACATCCTTGAAAAGCTAGTTATAACTAAATAACGCGCACCAGCTCATCGCCAGTATGTCACGCAAACAACTCTGTAAATTCCAGGCTTGCGCTCTCAGATTGTACAGAGTAGCCAACGACCCGTGCAATCAAATTTCGTATTTCCATATTCTTGTTGTACTTTATATAGCCATCTTTACCCATTTTGCAGTAATTAAATAGTACTATTTCGACAGATATAAGATCTCCACCACTCGTCTGACCTGTCAGAGTTTAGGTAGAATCTAGGGACAAGATCGGACATTTTTCAGCCATCTCAAAGTAAATCAGCGATTTCACTATTAGGATTTTTCAGAAACATGCTCTTGTCGGAGTATCCGCGCATAGCGCGCTTATCGAGATGCAGAGAACTTACATCCGACCCAACCCGCCAACCCCGCACGCGAGGCTGTCCATTTGCCCGTCATTGAGATAGCAGCTGGTCTTGCCTTCGTCAAAGGATCGACAGAATAATCTTCTACAGAAACCTTGGCAGAAACTCTAATAGCAGATAACGTAGCCGAAAGCCATTATCATGGCGGGAGATAAAGTCAAAGACATGCACGTTGCTATCGTCGGTACGTCGCAGTCACTCTCATACTCAACTCGCCGGATTTACCAATGATTGTCTCTAGGCGCCGGCATTGGAGGCCTTGCTCTGGCGATGGGACTACACAAGCAGGGCGTACCATTTACGGTCTACGAAGAGGAAGCTCAATATTCCACTGTCGGGTAAGTTTCGTTGCTTTGTCTTCCATCTGATCAGTTTCACGGTTTGCCTTTCTGACTGGCTATAGTGCCGGAATCGGGTTCGGAACCAATGGTGACTTGGCTTTGGATATGATTGAGGAGGGCTTCATTTCGAAATTCGAGCGCTTCTGTATAGGTAATAAGCCTGAAGATGCTCAGAATATCTTTTTTGAAGGGATGCTTCTAAAGAAGGGTCTTGGTATGCATATATTTCACTCCGGAACCAATCAGTGACCAAGTTGTTGATTGGCAAACACTGCAGGTCTCAAAGAGCCCTGGTACGGCAAATCATCATGGGGTCACCCGGACTATGTTCGCAGAGCTGTATGCCACCCTGGACACCCCCATTTCGAGTTCAGTCATGCTAATAATGAATCAGGCACACCGCAATGATGTCCTCCAAACAATGACCAGTTTCATACCAATTGAAAAAGTCCGCTTCAGCAAGCGCCTAACCAATATCACCCAGCATCCAAACAAAGTCACCCTAGCCTTCGCAGACGGCGACACCGCCGAGGCCAGTATCCTAGTCGGCGCAGATGGCATCAAGAGCGTTGTGAGAGAGCACGTGCTATCACCAATGTACCCCAGCCAGGTCAATCCAGTCTACGCCGGCTCGTATTGCTACCGCGGCGTGGTTCCCATTGCCGACGGCAAGGAGATCTTCGGCGACCTGACGGACGTGGCGAAGATGTACCTGGGTGAGAAGCGCTGTTGTGTTCATTACCTGATATCGGGCGGAGAGGTATGTTCGACTTGTTTGGTAGATTAGCCACATACCCCAGTTCACTTACCTACTCCCATCTTGGGAAACAGGAactcaacttcctcctctgcgtAGCCGACGACAAACCCTGGGATCTTCCCAATGCCGTGACCCAGAAAGTGACCTACAAAACAATGATGTCCGACTTCAACGACCCAAGCATCGACGACCGCTTCCGCCGACTCCTCCGCAAAGCGAAACCCATCCGATGGGGTCTGTTCCACCACCGCTACACATCAACATATTACCGTGACCGCGTCGTGCTGTTAGGCGATAGTGCTCACGCTTCGCTGCCTTTCCAGGCTGCCGGTGCCGGTCAGGGACTTGAAGATGCGTTAGTACTCTCTAATGTGCTCGCTAAGATATATCTGAATGCTCCAGGTGGTGAGCCTTTGCAGCCGTATATCCGTGCCGGGTTTGCGGGGTATGATCAGGTCAGGAGACCTAGGGCTCAGAAACAGCTGGAACGGGCGCATGAGATGGCTACGATGCTTTATTATGAGCATCCTGAGACGGGGAAAGATATGTATAAGGTGTTGGGGAAGTTGCAGGCTGGGTGGTTTGAGTGGTTGTGGTTCCGTGATTTGGGGAGGGATGTAgaggaggcggggaggggggtggatgagattTTGGGGAGGGGTGGAGGTCGGTGTAAGATTTAGTGGATTGGGTAGGTTGGTTGGAGGGTGTTGAGAGAGAATAAGACTTTTGCTTGTGAGTTACCCGCTTggttagttatattataagctTGGTTCAGAAATCCTACAGTTATCAGTGCTTGTTAGCTGCGTGGATGAGAGGTTTCGGAAGAACAGCCAGCATACAAGCTCAGGGATATAGATTGTATGTCTTCGTTACCTTGTTGAGAGCATCAATCTACTAGAGAAACGATATTTTGTATAGTACATAAATTACTGCCTCCGAGGATAGCGCAGGTCCGCTACTCGGGCATCATATAGCCACatgccgggaggttagtagttaaGGTGGATTAATCCGTTTTTTCTAGAAAGACTTTGCACTTAAGAAAAAATGTGTACTTCTTCAGATCATCTGACAATCATCACAATCACTGccagattataaatatctcaTCCTGGCATGCCAAGTTAGCCACCCGCTCCAGCTTCCCATTTCATTTCCGTGAAGCCTCCTGTTCTAGGAGGCCTGATTGGCACATTCAGGACTTCATCCGCTTTTAACTCTGTGACATACGATCCTTGAAGCTGCCGCGGCGCAGTAAGAAATAACTTGAACGTGCATAGTTCCAAGTGTTCCCTGGCCTTTTTCTGGTGGCGTGTCAATTTGATAAGCCACCGAAGCAACTCGTTTGCCTGCTCAGGCGTCTGCTCCTCAGCGAGGTAATATGACAAGCCGTCGATTATGCAAAAGACAACCGCCGTCGCTGGCAAAAGATCTAGGAAGCATTCAATCCATTGACAGACCGCCTCCATGTCGTCCCCATCGAATTCGCCCATCTTCGGAAGGGGAACAAGGTTGATATGCTTGAAGGAAGACAGAAGCTGTGACAGAAACTCGTTCGCCTCGGTTGTTGGAGAATTCATCTCTTTTCTGGTATCAACATGCTCGCCGCAGAAGAAATGGACCGCAGCTATTTGGTCCTTGTTATCGGAATTAGTGGCCCGCATCATGTCGAGCGTGTATACCACCTTGGCAGCAGTGAGACTCCATGGCGTTTGGAAATGGTTTCTAGGTGCGTTGAAGTTCACTGCCAAGTTACTGAAGGTTGGCGTAATGTAGTCTTTGGTTCGAGCACGGTTGATTCGTTGCGCTTCGCAGTCGGCCGCTCTGTTCCGTTCCTTGGTAGAAGCTTTGCATAGTTTCTGTTTTCTTGTATATAGCTGAGTATAGTAGGGTTTCCGACTATCAGAATGCGACGACCGATCCTAGTATATCTTCACCTTCGTTGTTAATAGCTAGTTTGGAGGTCGTGGAGTGGCGGCGGCAATTACCAGGGGCCAAAGTTGTGGGGAAAGGCAGTGAGGGCACAGGGCTTCTAAAGTGAAAAGGTCTGCTATAAAGTAATTAGGGTCTGAAAACCCATAGGAGGATGGACAGAGTTATCTCTGTA
This genomic window contains:
- a CDS encoding uncharacterized protein (COG:S;~EggNog:ENOG410PJ5S), whose protein sequence is MMRATNSDNKDQIAAVHFFCGEHVDTRKEMNSPTTEANEFLSQLLSSFKHINLVPLPKMGEFDGDDMEAVCQWIECFLDLLPATAVVFCIIDGLSYYLAEEQTPEQANELLRWLIKLTRHQKKAREHLELCTFKLFLTAPRQLQGSYVTELKADEVLNVPIRPPRTGGFTEMKWEAGAGG
- a CDS encoding uncharacterized protein (COG:S;~EggNog:ENOG410Q2IB) → MAERRKAPKVPKVAKGQLRVTGFKLLKSLKQLISLLAKDGLGSKTIHEIEHKHLGSGLRARPDLRPGEEYSQPVLRVSAVPRTLTGRANSVPGLSPSSAAWPGAFKPTRDIQEQVVTVKGVSTLERSQKSRPGGTRRATTRARQEDLSTGKKTIGRRLGRKVAGVLKRRRSSIESESDSMSQSIFFDDPDVVSSEDDDPTYVEDDDKLPDADDETSVNTALILLLKEISHLIPNIKSDWTFDHLSFSPQFKKGSYTAITDGGLRSKTNQAIMYIVEAKRRVRSARYEDIVMQEGAELVGWIQHGDSPRPELKGQ
- a CDS encoding uncharacterized protein (COG:C,H;~EggNog:ENOG410PIWS;~InterPro:IPR036188,IPR002938;~PFAM:PF01494;~go_function: GO:0071949 - FAD binding [Evidence IEA]); the encoded protein is MAGDKVKDMHVAIVGAGIGGLALAMGLHKQGVPFTVYEEEAQYSTVGAGIGFGTNGDLALDMIEEGFISKFERFCIGNKPEDAQNIFFEGMLLKKGLGLKEPWYGKSSWGHPDYVRRAAHRNDVLQTMTSFIPIEKVRFSKRLTNITQHPNKVTLAFADGDTAEASILVGADGIKSVVREHVLSPMYPSQVNPVYAGSYCYRGVVPIADGKEIFGDLTDVAKMYLGEKRCCVHYLISGGEELNFLLCVADDKPWDLPNAVTQKVTYKTMMSDFNDPSIDDRFRRLLRKAKPIRWGLFHHRYTSTYYRDRVVLLGDSAHASLPFQAAGAGQGLEDALVLSNVLAKIYLNAPGGEPLQPYIRAGFAGYDQVRRPRAQKQLERAHEMATMLYYEHPETGKDMYKVLGKLQAGWFEWLWFRDLGRDVEEAGRGVDEILGRGGGRCKI